TGAGGGCCGGTCAGGACTTCGTCCCGGATAGGGCGACTGGTGCATCTCGGACTTCGTACCGGGCATGGCCACACATACATATACCTACCATAATTTCCACCAACAATCCTCAAACAGTCTAATTAACTAATCTCTCCAAATACCATGGCCACTCCTCAAGAAACAATAAAGACGCTATTCGCGTTTATTAGCGCCCAAGGCCAAAGCGACTACCTCGGCGAGCGCATctcccaactccaacacTCGCTCCAATGCGCCTACCTCGCCCACACAGACCCAAGCTACGGCTCAGACTCAGAAATCGTCCTCGCCGCGCTCCTGCACGATGTCGGCCGCTTTATCCCAGACGCCAAGGATATGCCGGCCATGATTGCGCCGGACGGGGCGTACATTGGGCGCGCGAGCCACGAGGTCCTGGGGGAGCGGTATCTGCGGCAGCTGGGGTTTAGTGAGAGGGTGTGTCAGCTTGTCGGGGCGCATGTGCTTGCGAAGAGGGTTTTGGTTTCGACTGTGGGGGAGTATTATGATGGGTTGAGTGAGACGAGTAAGAGGACGTTGAGGTTTCAGGTTTGTCTCTTACATAGTTTTTTTCCTTTGATGCTGATGGTGTAGGGAGGGTTCTTTACGGAAGAGCAGGTTAGGGATGCAAGGAATGATCCATGGCTTGATGCGAAACTTGCTGTTAGACGGTGGGATGATAGGGCGAAGGATccggagatggaggtgccTGGGCTGGATGCGTATGAGGATATGGCAGTTCGGTGTCTTATTGGTAAGTACATCATTCAGAGTAATTgaatgatgctgatgagGCAGATTCGAGGACTAGGGTTGTGGTGGTCGACAGGTTATATGCACTTCCAGTGAAGCCTGTGTTGATTATCGTCGTTTCAGAGACTTTATTTGAGCAAGCTGCCCAGGATGGCATGTTGTCGGACATGAAGGATAGCTGGATTGTCGAGAAGTACCTTCACACGAAGAACGGTAATAGACGCCccgtggaagaggaagtgCTCGACCAACTGTCAAGACGTGGAGTGCAAGTTGTGCAGATGTCTGCCGACAGTGATACCCTCAGTCTGCCTTCCACGGATACAGCTGGTCGTTCTAGATTCGTTCTCGAGGATGGCCTG
Above is a window of Aspergillus puulaauensis MK2 DNA, chromosome 2, nearly complete sequence DNA encoding:
- a CDS encoding HD domain-containing protein (COG:S;~EggNog:ENOG410PYVV;~InterPro:IPR006674,IPR003607;~PFAM:PF01966), translated to MATPQETIKTLFAFISAQGQSDYLGERISQLQHSLQCAYLAHTDPSYGSDSEIVLAALLHDVGRFIPDAKDMPAMIAPDGAYIGRASHEVLGERYLRQLGFSERVCQLVGAHVLAKRVLVSTVGEYYDGLSETSKRTLRFQGGFFTEEQVRDARNDPWLDAKLAVRRWDDRAKDPEMEVPGLDAYEDMAVRCLIDSRTRVVVVDRLYALPVKPVLIIVVSETLFEQAAQDGMLSDMKDSWIVEKYLHTKNGNRRPVEEEVLDQLSRRGVQVVQMSADSDTLSLPSTDTAGRSRFVLEDGLSMLQKDATFVHLSLAALQYTAFRGMLDTLKDLTRDTVVTITAISNEGCTEETVFDAVFQRASSV